From a region of the Tenggerimyces flavus genome:
- a CDS encoding amidohydrolase family protein, which translates to MTSLLLKNGLLVDPAEDPTRPRRADLLVDGTRIAEIGPDLAVGSDVTVIDATHRIVLPGFVDTHRHTWQAAIRMIDPDDTLGGYLQRILNTIAPNYRPQDIHAATLAGAVEALDSGITTLVDWSHLQLTPEHTDAAIDALRASGIRAQFGYGSPSLAGPDAASTPMPTDIRRVHATLDDPLVTLIIAARGPGFSSPEVARAEWQLARELGVPISVHAHGDDLIDFLRDEDLLGPDILYAHANQFTDKALQTVADSGGGLSIAPIVEAQMGHGQPITGRALAAGVNTGLAVDAMTSTSTDMFSVMRVAYSLERAKTSITSAQILRMATTGGAEAAGLADRVGALRPGMQADLMVLRTDTLSMAPLHDPVAAIVMNADRSAVDTVLVAGRIVKQAGAIAHHNVTEIVERVTESGTYLAKSIGTPR; encoded by the coding sequence ATGACATCTCTGCTGCTGAAGAACGGCCTGCTCGTCGACCCGGCTGAAGACCCGACCCGGCCGCGTCGGGCGGACCTGCTCGTCGACGGGACGCGGATCGCCGAGATCGGCCCCGACCTCGCCGTCGGCTCGGACGTGACCGTCATCGACGCCACCCACCGGATCGTCCTACCCGGCTTCGTCGACACCCACCGGCACACCTGGCAGGCCGCGATCCGGATGATCGACCCCGACGACACCCTCGGCGGCTACCTACAGCGCATCCTCAACACCATCGCCCCGAACTACCGCCCGCAGGACATTCACGCCGCCACGCTCGCCGGCGCGGTCGAGGCGCTGGACAGCGGCATCACCACACTCGTCGACTGGTCCCACCTGCAGCTCACGCCCGAGCACACCGACGCGGCGATCGACGCCCTGCGCGCGTCCGGCATCCGCGCGCAGTTCGGGTACGGATCGCCGTCGCTCGCCGGCCCAGACGCGGCCTCCACTCCCATGCCCACAGACATTCGGCGCGTCCACGCCACGCTCGACGACCCACTCGTGACCCTGATCATCGCGGCCCGTGGGCCAGGCTTCTCCAGCCCAGAGGTGGCCCGTGCCGAGTGGCAGCTCGCGCGTGAGCTCGGCGTACCGATCAGCGTGCACGCCCACGGCGACGACCTGATCGACTTCCTGCGCGACGAGGACCTGCTGGGCCCGGACATCCTGTACGCGCACGCGAACCAGTTCACCGACAAGGCCCTCCAAACCGTCGCCGACTCGGGCGGCGGCCTCTCGATCGCCCCGATCGTCGAAGCCCAGATGGGACACGGCCAACCGATCACCGGCCGCGCTCTGGCCGCGGGTGTCAACACCGGCTTGGCAGTGGACGCGATGACCAGTACGTCGACCGACATGTTCAGCGTGATGCGCGTGGCCTACTCGCTCGAACGCGCGAAGACCAGCATCACCAGCGCGCAGATCCTCCGGATGGCCACCACCGGCGGCGCCGAAGCGGCGGGACTCGCCGATCGAGTCGGCGCCCTCCGCCCAGGCATGCAGGCGGATCTGATGGTGCTGCGTACGGACACGCTCTCGATGGCCCCACTCCACGACCCAGTGGCAGCCATCGTGATGAACGCTGACCGCAGCGCTGTCGACACCGTTCTCGTCGCCGGAAGAATCGTCAAGCAGGCAGGCGCAATCGCCCACCACAACGTGACAGAGATCGTCGAACGAGTGACCGAGAGTGGTACCTACCTGGCCAAATCGATTGGCACCCCACGCTAA
- a CDS encoding MarR family winged helix-turn-helix transcriptional regulator, producing the protein MTRQGGDEVDELVAAWQRELPELATAELELAKRAAKLSAILGGASKDVISDHGLTWAEFDVLATLRRSGPPYQLRPSALTRSLLFTSGGISNVLQRLEAAGLVERGEDSSDARSRWVQLTMKGQQEAEAVLRASAEAQDDVLMEVPPSVLRSAADALREVLLALRPPPRPR; encoded by the coding sequence ATGACGCGGCAGGGCGGCGACGAGGTGGACGAGCTGGTGGCGGCTTGGCAGCGGGAGCTGCCCGAGCTGGCCACGGCGGAGTTGGAGCTGGCCAAGCGGGCGGCCAAGCTGAGCGCGATCCTGGGGGGTGCTTCGAAGGACGTGATCAGCGACCACGGCCTGACGTGGGCGGAGTTCGACGTGCTGGCCACCCTGCGCCGCTCGGGCCCCCCGTACCAACTGCGACCGAGCGCCCTGACGCGCTCGCTGCTGTTCACCTCGGGCGGGATCAGCAACGTGCTCCAGCGCCTCGAAGCAGCCGGCCTCGTCGAGCGCGGCGAGGACTCTTCCGACGCCCGCTCCCGATGGGTGCAGCTGACCATGAAGGGGCAGCAGGAAGCGGAAGCAGTCCTCCGGGCCTCGGCCGAAGCCCAAGATGACGTCCTGATGGAGGTCCCGCCCTCAGTCCTCAGATCAGCCGCCGACGCCCTCCGCGAAGTCCTCCTCGCCCTCCGCCCCCCACCCCGCCCCCGCTAA
- a CDS encoding LLM class F420-dependent oxidoreductase, protein MHPLRFGLKLSQHATIEEYREFWQIADDAGFDHTWVMDHLATIGGPETGIIHEGWELLAAMAVTTSRTRIGCMVTGNTYRHPGVLAKIATTVDHLSGGRLEFGLGAAWAEIEHTMFGLQFNTIGERMDRFEEALQIIRSLWTEERTTFDGRHYQLKEAIANPKPVQKPYPPIWIGGSGRKRTLRLTAEYADAWNVAGAPDDATARELHEVLDRHCEDVGRDPASIRRTTQYRPGADADEAIRDTERLIGLGFTEVVYVVAQPDAVRNAEAAAKLLPRLRELGA, encoded by the coding sequence ATGCATCCATTGCGCTTCGGACTGAAGCTGTCGCAGCACGCGACGATCGAGGAGTACCGGGAGTTCTGGCAGATCGCCGATGACGCGGGCTTCGACCACACCTGGGTCATGGACCACCTCGCGACCATCGGCGGCCCCGAGACCGGGATCATCCACGAGGGTTGGGAACTGCTCGCGGCGATGGCGGTGACCACGTCGCGTACGCGGATCGGCTGCATGGTGACCGGCAACACGTACCGGCACCCGGGCGTCCTTGCCAAGATCGCCACCACCGTCGACCACCTGTCCGGCGGCCGGCTGGAGTTCGGGCTCGGTGCCGCATGGGCGGAGATCGAGCACACGATGTTCGGCCTGCAGTTCAACACGATCGGCGAGCGGATGGACCGCTTCGAGGAGGCCCTGCAGATCATCCGGTCGCTCTGGACCGAGGAACGCACCACGTTCGACGGCCGGCACTACCAGCTCAAGGAAGCGATCGCGAACCCCAAACCAGTGCAGAAGCCGTACCCGCCGATCTGGATCGGCGGCAGCGGCCGCAAGCGCACGTTGCGGCTGACGGCGGAGTACGCGGACGCGTGGAACGTCGCCGGAGCGCCCGACGACGCCACTGCCCGCGAGCTGCACGAGGTCCTCGACCGGCACTGCGAGGACGTCGGCCGCGACCCGGCGTCGATCCGGCGCACGACGCAGTACCGCCCGGGCGCCGACGCGGACGAGGCGATCCGCGACACCGAACGCCTGATCGGGCTCGGCTTCACCGAGGTCGTGTACGTCGTCGCGCAGCCGGACGCCGTACGGAACGCCGAAGCGGCCGCCAAGCTCCTCCCTCGCCTGCGCGAGCTCGGCGCCTAG
- a CDS encoding glutamate mutase L, which produces MRILCVDFGSTFTKAVLVDAESGALLATASHPTTIGTDLMEALDAIRATVGPVDEVRACSSAGGGLRIAVVGNEELVTSEAGRRVAMSSGGLVVHVASGEVDVNEMLTARPDIILLVGGTDGGNTKVLRTNANLLAQARIALPIAVAGNVELRDEIAALFEAASVAYVPAGNVLPEIGVVKPESARAAIREVFVRHVIGGKELSRRDEFAAIVRGATPDLVLRGVEVLASAGSGDVAVVDVGGATTDVHSVLAVDPEASELSREVVATLPVSRTVEGDLGLRWNAAGIVAAGQREGLLDDPMDAAVKQRTDDPAFVATTGEDLAIDELLAKTAITVALRRHAGRSQVVTTPAGRVVERTGKDLRGLAVLVGSGGLLRHGGADLAERVLEGALADETGGGWLLPETPRRTVDKHYVLAAAGLLADDYPDAARALVRANLL; this is translated from the coding sequence GTGCGGATCCTCTGCGTCGACTTCGGCTCGACGTTCACCAAGGCTGTGCTCGTCGACGCCGAGTCCGGCGCGCTGCTGGCGACGGCGAGCCATCCGACGACGATCGGCACCGATCTGATGGAGGCGCTGGACGCGATCCGCGCCACGGTCGGTCCGGTCGACGAGGTACGGGCCTGCTCGAGCGCTGGCGGTGGGTTGCGCATCGCTGTCGTCGGGAACGAGGAGCTCGTCACGAGCGAGGCCGGTCGCCGGGTCGCGATGTCGTCGGGCGGTCTGGTCGTGCACGTCGCGTCCGGCGAGGTCGATGTCAACGAGATGTTGACGGCGCGGCCGGACATCATTCTGCTCGTCGGCGGCACGGACGGCGGGAACACGAAAGTCCTTCGTACGAACGCGAATCTCCTCGCGCAAGCCCGCATTGCGCTTCCGATCGCGGTGGCGGGCAACGTGGAGCTGCGCGACGAGATCGCCGCGCTGTTCGAGGCCGCGAGCGTGGCGTACGTACCTGCCGGCAACGTGCTGCCGGAGATCGGCGTCGTGAAGCCGGAGTCGGCTCGAGCAGCGATTCGCGAGGTGTTCGTCCGGCACGTGATCGGCGGCAAGGAGCTCTCCCGCCGGGACGAGTTCGCCGCGATCGTGCGCGGCGCCACGCCGGACCTCGTCCTCCGCGGCGTCGAGGTCCTCGCGTCGGCCGGCTCGGGTGACGTCGCCGTGGTGGATGTCGGGGGAGCGACGACCGACGTGCACTCGGTTCTCGCCGTCGACCCCGAAGCGTCGGAGCTGTCGCGCGAGGTCGTCGCGACGCTGCCGGTGAGCCGTACCGTCGAGGGCGACCTCGGCCTGCGCTGGAACGCCGCGGGCATCGTCGCCGCCGGCCAGCGCGAGGGTCTGCTCGACGACCCGATGGACGCCGCGGTCAAGCAACGTACGGACGATCCGGCCTTCGTCGCGACGACCGGGGAGGACCTCGCGATCGACGAGCTCCTCGCGAAGACCGCGATCACCGTCGCGCTGCGCCGCCACGCCGGCCGTTCGCAGGTCGTGACGACGCCCGCGGGCCGGGTGGTCGAACGCACGGGCAAGGACCTGCGTGGCTTGGCGGTCCTCGTCGGCTCGGGCGGCCTGCTGCGGCACGGCGGAGCGGACCTCGCCGAACGGGTTCTCGAGGGCGCGCTGGCCGACGAGACCGGCGGTGGCTGGCTCCTGCCGGAGACCCCCCGCCGGACCGTCGACAAGCACTACGTCCTCGCCGCCGCCGGCCTGCTCGCCGACGACTACCCCGACGCGGCTCGCGCGTTGGTGCGGGCGAATCTGCTCTAG
- a CDS encoding class I SAM-dependent methyltransferase gives MTEVWTDGGPYERYVGRWSRQVAPKFLDWLPDAPGAAWCDVGCGTGALSHAILATRQPVRVVGVDPSEGFLGVAIRNADGPFEGRVGSATDIPAGDSEFDRVVGGLMLNFVPDYERAMTEMRRIAKPGGYIGVYVWAYAEGMEMMRLFWDAAITVDENALELDEGPRFPVCRPGGLTALFSQAGLADVKVEGIEIPTVFADFDDYWQPFLGGQGAAPAYFDRLDEYQQVAIRERLRAALPKGEIALTARAWAAQGRT, from the coding sequence ATGACTGAGGTGTGGACGGACGGCGGGCCGTATGAGCGGTACGTCGGACGGTGGAGTCGGCAGGTTGCTCCGAAGTTCCTCGACTGGTTGCCCGATGCGCCGGGCGCGGCCTGGTGTGACGTGGGTTGCGGGACGGGTGCGCTGTCGCACGCGATCCTCGCCACTCGGCAGCCTGTGCGGGTGGTGGGTGTCGACCCGTCCGAGGGGTTCCTGGGCGTGGCCATCCGGAACGCGGACGGGCCGTTCGAGGGTCGGGTGGGGAGCGCGACGGACATCCCGGCAGGCGATAGTGAGTTCGACCGCGTTGTCGGCGGGCTCATGCTCAACTTCGTCCCCGACTACGAGCGCGCCATGACCGAGATGCGGCGAATCGCCAAGCCTGGTGGATACATAGGCGTGTACGTCTGGGCCTACGCCGAGGGCATGGAGATGATGCGGCTGTTCTGGGACGCGGCGATCACCGTGGACGAGAACGCGCTGGAGCTCGACGAGGGGCCGCGCTTCCCGGTCTGCCGTCCCGGCGGGTTGACCGCGCTGTTCTCCCAAGCGGGGTTGGCAGATGTCAAGGTCGAGGGGATCGAGATTCCTACCGTCTTCGCCGACTTCGACGACTACTGGCAGCCGTTCCTCGGCGGACAGGGCGCGGCGCCGGCGTACTTCGACCGGCTCGACGAGTACCAGCAGGTGGCGATTCGCGAACGGCTGCGCGCAGCACTGCCCAAGGGCGAGATCGCGCTGACCGCGCGGGCATGGGCGGCGCAGGGGCGCACGTAG